The Chitinophaga caeni genome segment TCTCGTGCGTAACGATCTATCGCGGGTAGCGGTAGAGGGTAGTGTGCATGCTTCGGAATTGTTCGGGTTATATGCGTTTCCCCAGGTCCACCATATGATTTCAACAGTGGAAGCTACCCTGTCGTCAAAATGGCACTGGACGGAAAGTATCAGGCAGAGTTTTCCGATGGGTTCAATGACCGGGGCGCCCAAACTTAGGGTAATGCAATTGATAGAGCAACATGAAAAGTCGCGCAGGGGAGTGTTCTCCGGTGCGGTTGGTTATTGTGATCCGGAAGGGAATTTTGATTTTAACGTGGTAATACGCAGTATTTTATACAACCGGCAAAATAAATATCTCTCGTTCCAAACAGGGTCCGCCATCACCTTTTATAGCAACCCGGCAAAGGAATGGGAAGAATGCTTATTGAAGGCTAAGGGTATGCGGCACGTACTAGGTTTGAATTAAAAGGGCTATTTCCGGTGGATATCATCATAACGCTGCTTCATTTACTATGGCTTAGGTAAGCAATGTTGTTGGATCGAGTTTTCAAGCCCAATACCCGTATAATTGAAATGGGATCATCCCCTAGGCAGAAAGGGGCAACTCCTTAATCTTGGGCGCCTCTCTTCAGAAATAGCTGCGCCATTGCATCCTCTATTGCAGGGTAGGAAAATTGGAAACCTGTAGATTGAATTTTTTTAGAAGAAACGGTGCAACTTTTAAGCACTTCTATTGACATTTCTCCCAAAGCAAGTTTCAGCATAAATTTGGGGGCGTGCACTGTAATGAAGCTCCTGCCTTTCGCTGCTTTCGCCATCGCGCTGATTAATTCACGATTTGAAACGGGCTGGGGCGCTACAGCATTAAAGGTACCTTCGAGTGCATCGTTCACGATCGCGTTAAAATATAGCCGTACTAAGTCCTGTATGTGAATCCAGCTCACCATTTGTTCCCCGTTACCCAAAATCGTGGCAAATCCCAATTTTAAAGGCTTATAAAACTCGCGGATGGCGCCTCCCTCGCGGCTCAATACAATTCCGGTTCTGAAGATCACGGTAGGTATACCGGTGTTTCGCCGGATAGCATGCACGCTTTCTTCCCATTGGGAACAGGTATTTCCGAGGAAATCATCATGGGCTTGCATGTTCTCCGTAAATGGCTCTTTACCATTATCCTCACCGTAAAAACCGGTAGCTGAAGCGCTGATAAATTTCTTAACCTTATGAGGTTGTTGTAATAAATATTTTTCTAGTAATTGGCTACTTAAAACCCGGCTATCCCTGATTTCCTGCTTCCTGGCGGAAGTCCAACGTTTATCCGCTACGCCGGCGCCGGCAAGGTGAACGATATAATCGGCGGATTCAATGGCATCGGCATCGATATACTGCCGGGAAATGTCCCAAGTGGCGTAACTAACCTGCGGGTCATCGGAATGCATAGCCTGCCTGCTTAGGATAATGACTTGGTATCCCCTGCCAGAAAATAATTTGGTTAATGCCCTGCCCACCAGGCCTGTTCCCCCGGTAATTAGCACCCTTGCCATAGTATTAATAATTAAATCCTTTTTTCTTAAAAATTCTTCTAAATGTACACAATAATTTGCTAGGGTTAAACCTTTAAATGTGAGAAGAACTTTGTATAAATATGCTTTGCAATCCGTAAATTTTCCTGTAGGTTTGGAAAAGGAACCCAGGATAAACGGAGAACAGGATAAAGTAAAACTTAAAACTAATGCGCAGATTATTCCAGGTACAGTTGTGGCTGCTATTATTCCTGATGGCATCGAATGCCTTTGCACAAAAAGTTACCTATACAGATCCTGAAAGGGATGATTATAAAACCACCGAATTTGAAATTATAGGGAAGGTCGGGGGAAATTTATTGGTGTATAAAGCTAATAAAGGTGAATATTACATGTCTGTTTATGACAATGATATGCGGTTGGTTGATCGCGTTCCCCTGGAGTTGCCCAAAAAGCTGGTTTCCGTAGATTTTATTGCTTACCACGATAAGGCTTATATGGTCTACCAGTTCCAATTCAAAGATGTCGTGTATAGTTATTATGCTACATTTAACGGAAACGGGGCCTTTGAAAATAAACCGGTGATGATCGATTCAACGCGGATCGGGTATTCAACCAAGTATAATAATGTTTATTCCGTAGAAGTTTCGGAAGACAAAAGTAAGATCTTGATTTACAAGATCAACCAGGACGATGAGAGGAATAATATCTTCTATACGTTTTTGTACAATAGTGATTTCTGGTTAATCAATAACAGCCGTATATCGCTCCAGATGGAATCGAAACGGCATTTCCTGAATAATTTCAACCTAAGTAACGACGGGGATCTTGTATTTACCAAGTTAGAACGCAGCTCGAATAAGGATTATATCACGCAGGGGGCTCTTTATTTGAAACGTCCGGCAGTAGATACATTCAGTCTGGTGCCGCTCGAATTCCACAACCGCTTACTAGACGATATCCGTATAAAATTAAATAATGCGACCCGCCAGGCAACCATATTAGGATTCTTTTATAAGCAGAAGAGGGGGAACGTAGAAGGTTTATATATCACGAAAATCGATTATTCCAAGCTGACCCAGCAATATGAGCGTTTCATGGTGTTCTCCGATGATCTGAAAGCCAATGCCAAGGGTGATGCATCTACAAAAACGGCTTTTAATGATTTCTTTATCCGTAAAATTATCAATACACAAGATGGAGGCTTCCTCGTAACGGCAGAATCCTATTATACTACCAACAGGTACCAACCT includes the following:
- a CDS encoding TIGR01777 family oxidoreductase produces the protein MARVLITGGTGLVGRALTKLFSGRGYQVIILSRQAMHSDDPQVSYATWDISRQYIDADAIESADYIVHLAGAGVADKRWTSARKQEIRDSRVLSSQLLEKYLLQQPHKVKKFISASATGFYGEDNGKEPFTENMQAHDDFLGNTCSQWEESVHAIRRNTGIPTVIFRTGIVLSREGGAIREFYKPLKLGFATILGNGEQMVSWIHIQDLVRLYFNAIVNDALEGTFNAVAPQPVSNRELISAMAKAAKGRSFITVHAPKFMLKLALGEMSIEVLKSCTVSSKKIQSTGFQFSYPAIEDAMAQLFLKRGAQD